In Synechococcus sp. A18-25c, a single window of DNA contains:
- a CDS encoding SDR family NAD(P)-dependent oxidoreductase — MPQLSSAGWQGRALVVGGGGIGRALRQQLAARCPALDVTLVTRCPTTNDEWPLDLESDDSLASLTDRLRDASQPLRLVFNATGRLHGPSIQPEKRLQQVQSAALVESFRINAAGPLLLAKAIEPALNRNQPFHFASLSARVGSIGDNRSGGWYAYRSAKAAQNMMLRCLSLEWSRRFPMATVTLLHPGTTDTSLSKPFQSFVPKEQLFSPERAAGHLVDVLMEQAPEHTGQFLAWDGQVIPW, encoded by the coding sequence ATGCCTCAACTGAGCTCAGCTGGCTGGCAAGGACGCGCATTGGTGGTCGGCGGTGGAGGGATTGGACGCGCCTTGCGTCAGCAATTGGCTGCGCGGTGTCCTGCTCTTGACGTGACTCTGGTCACACGCTGTCCGACGACCAATGACGAGTGGCCTCTCGATCTGGAATCCGATGACAGCCTCGCGTCACTCACCGATCGTCTCCGAGACGCTTCACAGCCCTTGCGCCTGGTGTTCAACGCCACTGGACGCCTGCATGGTCCTTCCATCCAGCCGGAAAAACGGTTGCAGCAGGTTCAGTCGGCAGCATTGGTCGAGTCGTTTCGGATCAATGCTGCAGGACCGCTCCTGCTCGCGAAAGCGATTGAGCCTGCTCTGAACAGAAATCAACCCTTCCACTTCGCAAGCCTTAGTGCTCGCGTCGGCAGCATCGGCGATAACCGCAGTGGTGGATGGTATGCCTATCGCAGCGCGAAGGCTGCACAGAACATGATGCTGCGCTGCCTGAGCCTGGAATGGTCACGACGGTTTCCGATGGCAACGGTGACGCTTCTGCATCCTGGAACCACCGACACCAGCTTGTCCAAACCGTTTCAGAGCTTTGTCCCTAAGGAGCAATTGTTTAGCCCTGAACGTGCTGCCGGTCATCTCGTCGATGTCCTGATGGAGCAGGCTCCTGAGCACACGGGTCAGTTTCTGGCCTGGGACGGTCAGGTCATCCCCTGGTAG
- a CDS encoding SpoIID/LytB domain-containing protein, which yields MRLIQPLLLTLTASVAAAASVVVLTDGLTVWSSSLETDAMLSALVNGDHSATRSPHQSTDRASVRDTTSVYAISPDGYSIDPLLRVALLSQRPVRIVQPQGRTTCSTSEGAPVSPVTLRKLLRGTTEAWLHCGTAEGSVKVNGRTYQGIVHLINRGEGWIAVNEINMERYVASVVGAEMPSGWNEEALKAQAVAARSYGLVHLIRPASPDWNLGDTTRWQVYAGQASSTARSLKATEDTRGLVLSHQGGLVETLYAATQTIVEQAHGHLGASMSQHGAQKLAQQGLTYIQILERYYNGAILARIRRDG from the coding sequence ATGCGTTTAATCCAGCCACTGTTGCTAACGCTGACCGCGAGTGTGGCCGCTGCGGCATCCGTCGTCGTGCTCACGGATGGATTGACCGTCTGGTCATCGTCATTGGAAACCGATGCGATGCTCAGTGCTCTAGTGAATGGCGATCACAGCGCTACCCGCTCTCCACACCAGTCAACCGATCGGGCAAGCGTCCGTGATACGACAAGCGTTTATGCAATTTCACCTGACGGCTACTCCATCGACCCCCTGCTTCGGGTCGCGTTGCTCAGTCAGCGCCCGGTCCGTATCGTCCAACCCCAGGGTCGGACAACCTGCAGCACCTCTGAAGGTGCTCCGGTGTCTCCAGTCACTCTCAGAAAGCTGCTCAGGGGGACGACCGAAGCCTGGCTGCACTGTGGAACGGCCGAGGGTTCGGTCAAGGTCAACGGACGCACCTATCAAGGGATCGTCCATCTGATCAACCGGGGCGAAGGCTGGATCGCAGTGAACGAGATCAACATGGAGCGTTATGTCGCCTCCGTGGTGGGTGCGGAAATGCCCAGTGGCTGGAACGAGGAAGCCTTAAAAGCGCAGGCCGTTGCAGCCCGGTCCTACGGGTTGGTGCATCTGATCCGTCCTGCCAGTCCAGATTGGAACCTCGGTGATACGACCCGATGGCAGGTCTACGCAGGTCAGGCAAGCTCAACTGCGAGGTCGCTCAAGGCCACAGAGGACACCCGAGGGCTCGTCCTGAGTCATCAAGGTGGATTGGTTGAAACGCTGTATGCAGCAACTCAGACCATCGTGGAGCAAGCCCATGGTCATCTCGGCGCGAGCATGAGTCAGCACGGTGCTCAGAAGCTGGCCCAACAGGGACTCACGTACATCCAGATTCTCGAGAGGTATTACAACGGGGCAATACTGGCGAGGATTCGTCGGGATGGTTGA
- a CDS encoding ATP adenylyltransferase has protein sequence MVDQTYWKRALERSEHALRQKALVPLSTSRIKLNGPRADQFELRVLNDRLPKHHRIEGPKVNPFRPWDTELAIDDVGDDHVLILNKYPVQTGHMLLITREWASQVDWLTLDDWRALVSVDHDSTGLWFLNSGPLAGASQPHRHLQLLPRDSNERSCPRVEWFERLLQDRSAKKVRMDDPLTQSCVIAKRPSPIDPRQEAKELHSLYRHLGNELGLGGKQSCELPQAPYNLLLTQSWMALIRRKCEEACGFSINALGFAGYLLATDQSDQALMQHKGAEAVLRQVVSPLGDLTDDTPMSVVTV, from the coding sequence ATGGTTGATCAGACCTACTGGAAACGGGCGCTCGAGCGTTCAGAGCATGCTCTGAGACAGAAGGCTCTGGTGCCACTCAGCACCTCGAGGATCAAGCTGAATGGTCCGCGCGCCGATCAATTTGAATTGCGGGTGCTGAACGATCGACTGCCCAAGCATCACCGCATTGAAGGTCCCAAGGTCAATCCATTTCGGCCATGGGACACCGAGCTTGCGATTGACGATGTTGGGGACGATCACGTTTTGATCCTCAACAAATATCCGGTCCAAACCGGGCACATGCTCCTCATCACTCGGGAGTGGGCCTCTCAGGTGGATTGGCTCACACTGGACGACTGGAGAGCTTTGGTGAGCGTGGACCACGACAGCACCGGTCTTTGGTTTCTGAACAGCGGACCGTTAGCTGGCGCGAGTCAACCGCATCGACATCTTCAACTGCTGCCCCGCGACTCCAATGAACGCAGTTGCCCACGCGTCGAGTGGTTCGAACGTCTTCTTCAGGACAGATCAGCCAAGAAGGTACGTATGGATGACCCGCTCACCCAAAGCTGCGTGATCGCTAAGCGACCAAGTCCCATCGATCCGCGTCAAGAAGCCAAGGAACTGCATTCGCTGTATCGCCACTTGGGCAATGAACTGGGTTTGGGTGGCAAGCAGTCTTGTGAGCTCCCACAGGCGCCTTACAACCTGTTGCTGACGCAATCCTGGATGGCATTGATCCGGCGGAAATGTGAGGAGGCGTGTGGATTCAGCATCAATGCACTGGGCTTTGCTGGTTACCTCCTGGCCACAGACCAGTCTGATCAGGCCTTGATGCAACACAAGGGTGCCGAGGCAGTGCTTCGACAAGTGGTCTCCCCGCTTGGTGATCTCACGGATGACACCCCAATGTCAGTGGTGACTGTCTGA
- a CDS encoding sigma-70 family RNA polymerase sigma factor, translating into MNTLNRNRNARVEQHLTIVDPVARHYAASSGQDQEDLRQVGLLGLLRAAERFEPNRSVPFAAFAKPHIRGAILHYLRDGAALMRIPRRDQGAASHSSILMNAAKQRRSLITSDLDQLLSMEPVRTEPEQLECSRAVMTALADLDKPERQAVTHVVLKGQSLRQAGRCIGVSAMTVQRRLKRGLNSLRHELRTQPWLD; encoded by the coding sequence ATGAACACGTTGAACAGAAACCGCAATGCCAGGGTTGAACAACACCTGACCATTGTTGACCCCGTCGCGAGGCATTACGCCGCGTCAAGCGGACAAGACCAGGAAGACCTCAGGCAGGTGGGCTTGCTTGGTCTCCTGCGGGCTGCTGAGCGCTTTGAACCCAACAGGTCAGTGCCCTTTGCGGCGTTTGCCAAACCCCATATCCGAGGAGCAATCTTGCATTACCTCAGAGATGGCGCGGCCTTGATGCGCATTCCACGCCGAGATCAGGGGGCTGCATCGCATTCGTCCATCTTGATGAATGCGGCGAAGCAGCGACGCTCACTGATCACCAGTGATCTGGACCAACTGCTTTCGATGGAACCCGTGAGAACGGAGCCCGAACAACTTGAATGCAGCAGAGCAGTAATGACAGCCCTCGCCGATTTGGACAAGCCGGAGCGTCAAGCCGTTACCCACGTCGTTTTGAAAGGGCAAAGCCTCAGACAAGCCGGCCGCTGCATTGGCGTCAGCGCCATGACGGTTCAGCGCCGTTTGAAACGAGGACTGAACAGCCTGAGACATGAACTCAGAACTCAGCCCTGGCTGGATTGA
- a CDS encoding DUF3370 domain-containing protein has product MAGQRARALNGSFNNIPVLHSNQPEIVKGPGILVNTAPGSGIAFENNQPINNATFTFNGAFGVHMHHKYYPQDSSKLGGRRDRGLLTVAAIAINPGSKPITLTFSEGSVKNSFEAPYHPNKLMGVKPLGPRPWNTGPGDATAVQILRGELDRKLPQEIVIPPNSSKVIVSTILPARGIMNGLLRGQSNGPFHMAVVAAEETRNEQDLIAVLDRGRLAPGRIYLNRIREIETGQVFSRVAGVALGDQYSAVIQHDLDQGPLHVPLTSTSKHHFGTRDIQVNQLSTRMIDSAVNNVGTYGVRFDVEMNLFGDGDHELVLSHPVAAGRSPFTAFRGSIGIQTDEGYKEVHVGMRSGQSLSISDLNLQEGTNNLVKVSLVYPADATPGHLLSVVPVTQLAVLRQREQMLDAARQAASESKTRTVTPQQAPPAVTQHVEPTPTPDPQLEPGTEPVQPLSPPPMIVSPRGGGSSLMPAAIIMPQRVNNSLEQRYREAIRAQQDWLRRLQGQ; this is encoded by the coding sequence ATGGCGGGCCAACGCGCGAGGGCGTTGAATGGCAGCTTCAACAATATTCCCGTTCTTCACTCCAATCAGCCAGAAATAGTGAAAGGCCCGGGCATCCTGGTCAACACAGCACCAGGCAGCGGCATCGCATTTGAAAATAATCAGCCTATCAATAATGCAACGTTCACATTTAACGGTGCATTTGGTGTACATATGCACCATAAATACTATCCACAGGATTCAAGTAAATTAGGCGGAAGGCGTGATCGCGGCTTGCTAACAGTTGCTGCGATTGCAATCAATCCAGGATCAAAACCAATCACCCTGACCTTTAGCGAAGGTTCTGTTAAAAACAGCTTTGAAGCCCCGTATCACCCCAACAAACTGATGGGTGTCAAGCCTCTTGGTCCCAGGCCATGGAATACAGGACCTGGAGATGCAACGGCTGTTCAAATTCTTCGTGGTGAGCTCGATCGCAAACTGCCGCAGGAAATCGTCATACCTCCCAACAGCAGTAAAGTAATTGTCAGCACTATTCTCCCAGCTCGGGGAATCATGAACGGCTTGTTGCGTGGACAAAGCAATGGCCCATTCCACATGGCTGTTGTTGCTGCTGAGGAAACGCGAAATGAACAGGACCTGATCGCTGTTCTCGATCGAGGTCGTTTGGCTCCAGGCCGAATCTATTTAAATCGTATTCGTGAGATTGAAACTGGTCAGGTGTTTTCACGCGTTGCTGGCGTTGCACTCGGTGATCAATATTCAGCAGTGATTCAGCACGATCTGGATCAAGGTCCATTGCACGTGCCTTTAACCAGCACAAGCAAACACCATTTTGGAACACGCGATATTCAGGTGAATCAACTCAGCACACGCATGATTGATTCAGCTGTCAACAACGTTGGCACTTATGGCGTGAGATTTGACGTGGAAATGAATCTTTTCGGAGATGGTGATCATGAATTGGTCTTGAGTCATCCAGTTGCAGCAGGACGCTCACCCTTCACAGCATTCCGTGGTTCCATCGGCATCCAAACCGATGAGGGATACAAAGAGGTTCATGTGGGAATGCGTTCGGGTCAAAGCCTTTCAATTTCTGATCTCAATCTTCAGGAAGGAACCAATAATCTTGTCAAGGTCAGTCTTGTCTATCCAGCAGATGCCACACCGGGACATTTGCTCAGTGTTGTACCCGTGACGCAACTGGCAGTCCTGCGCCAGCGTGAACAGATGCTGGACGCTGCGCGTCAGGCTGCCAGCGAATCCAAGACGCGAACTGTGACTCCACAGCAGGCGCCGCCGGCGGTCACTCAGCACGTTGAGCCAACACCCACGCCAGATCCACAGCTAGAACCTGGCACCGAACCGGTGCAACCCTTATCACCACCCCCAATGATCGTGTCACCACGTGGCGGTGGCTCGTCTTTGATGCCAGCGGCAATAATCATGCCTCAGAGGGTGAACAATTCACTGGAGCAGCGGTACCGTGAAGCCATCCGCGCTCAGCAGGACTGGCTGCGTCGCCTTCAGGGTCAGTAA
- a CDS encoding ribbon-helix-helix protein, CopG family, with the protein MSGKRISLELPEELVEQIDCLRKDWKIRSRGECLRRLLEEIFQPDAEEQESSVVEAPHFDSPEKETSAGSPSRDRPSAPSPVGLTEGQPLHPRYDEDRAIVLVGFKGGIEPVSANSSTEQKRNLDTSPKRSSSAGGGIDLPGFVRKRSSAIRESLSTPPQASAEIPVVPVIRESELQQWFEVALNHWINLYGSSPGATVMEAVMLWMARDIWPHIDGSEGRTFTWSQVNQSMQQYCTEWMVPSPRFEQVIVAAAVLEDPFASGSVPDRIPTLIRRFVSRFKRSRKVTSFETLESTMTLHGALKQLDLPTQAGQSHTLRSIRNAYKRKAVEVHPDSGGSTEAMRRLNEAYQMLKELYRQKESSN; encoded by the coding sequence ATGAGCGGCAAGCGCATCAGCCTGGAATTGCCTGAAGAGCTTGTCGAACAAATCGACTGCCTTCGCAAAGATTGGAAGATTCGATCCAGAGGTGAGTGTTTACGCCGTCTTCTCGAGGAAATTTTTCAGCCGGACGCTGAGGAGCAGGAGTCATCGGTTGTCGAGGCTCCGCACTTCGACTCCCCTGAGAAGGAGACGAGCGCAGGATCACCGTCGCGTGACCGCCCATCCGCACCATCACCGGTTGGTCTCACAGAGGGGCAACCCCTTCATCCTCGCTATGACGAAGACCGAGCGATTGTACTGGTGGGGTTTAAAGGCGGCATCGAACCTGTCTCGGCCAACAGTTCCACCGAGCAGAAACGCAATCTCGACACTTCTCCAAAGCGCTCATCGAGCGCTGGCGGTGGCATCGATCTTCCCGGTTTTGTGCGCAAACGCAGCAGTGCCATTCGTGAAAGCCTGAGCACTCCGCCCCAAGCCAGCGCAGAGATACCCGTCGTTCCGGTGATTCGTGAATCGGAACTGCAGCAATGGTTTGAGGTCGCATTGAACCACTGGATCAATCTCTATGGATCCAGCCCTGGAGCCACCGTGATGGAGGCGGTGATGCTCTGGATGGCTCGTGATATTTGGCCCCATATCGATGGCAGTGAAGGACGCACCTTCACCTGGAGTCAGGTGAATCAATCCATGCAGCAATACTGCACCGAATGGATGGTTCCATCGCCGCGATTCGAACAGGTGATCGTGGCTGCAGCTGTCTTAGAAGATCCCTTCGCCAGTGGTTCCGTTCCCGATCGAATCCCAACGCTCATCCGTCGCTTTGTGAGTCGTTTTAAGCGAAGTCGCAAAGTGACCTCATTCGAGACGCTGGAGTCGACGATGACGTTGCATGGAGCCTTGAAGCAACTGGATTTGCCAACCCAAGCGGGCCAATCGCATACGCTTCGATCCATTCGTAATGCTTACAAACGCAAAGCGGTGGAAGTGCACCCAGACTCTGGTGGGTCGACAGAAGCCATGCGTCGGCTGAATGAGGCTTATCAGATGCTGAAGGAGCTCTACAGGCAAAAAGAGTCGTCTAACTGA
- a CDS encoding allophycocyanin subunit alpha-B, whose translation MSVVRDLILQADDDLRYPSSGELRSMVEYLSQGSIRLSVVKILTDSEKKIIDESAKQLFSLRPEYVAPGGNAYGQKQRAQCLRDYSWYLRLVTYGVLAGSTEMIEQIGLIGAREMYNSLGVPMPGMVDAMRCMREAALVLLSEEQKSIAAPYFDYLIQGMQTST comes from the coding sequence ATGAGCGTTGTAAGGGATTTGATCCTCCAGGCCGATGACGACCTGCGTTACCCCAGCAGTGGTGAGCTTCGCTCCATGGTGGAGTACCTCAGCCAGGGATCGATTCGCTTGTCTGTCGTGAAGATCCTCACCGACAGCGAAAAGAAGATCATTGATGAATCAGCAAAGCAGCTGTTCAGCCTGCGCCCTGAATATGTCGCCCCTGGTGGTAACGCGTATGGCCAGAAACAACGGGCCCAGTGCTTGCGGGACTACAGCTGGTATCTGCGTCTGGTGACTTACGGGGTTCTGGCGGGAAGCACCGAGATGATCGAGCAGATTGGTCTGATCGGCGCTCGAGAGATGTACAACAGCCTCGGGGTTCCGATGCCGGGGATGGTGGACGCCATGCGTTGCATGCGTGAAGCAGCGCTGGTTCTCCTGTCAGAGGAGCAAAAATCCATCGCTGCGCCTTATTTCGACTATTTAATCCAAGGCATGCAGACAAGCACCTAA
- the rlmD gene encoding 23S rRNA (uracil(1939)-C(5))-methyltransferase RlmD — protein sequence MTAIKDTPQPGLIITVFGEDLDQQGRGLARWNDWVIAVPELLPGEEAKVQLQQRQRRMWLARRLETLQPSTDARRPPCILAHKCGGCSLQHLSVEGQNAWKQRHLHNTLTRIGKLSAPLSPLISPESESLGYRNRALIPLLMEGSNLRLGYYRRGSHRIVNLNHCPVLDPRLDALIPEIKADLLSTGWVMDSDFRGKAGLRHLGLRIGVRTGDVLISLISATEVLPGIDGLSERWIKRWPQVKGVTLNLQPRRSNTVLGEQTICLQGQDSIDEQFCGLKLELGTTTFFQVNTARAERAVVMICDWLSTSGEPLRVIDAYCGIGTIALPIAAHGHSVTGLEISSASIRHAQRNASRNNLQNTEFIDGDVIKHLQELLPHHDALVVDPPRKGLSPDVLAMILKQPPHRLAYLSCDPATLARDLRELASDQGPYKIEAIQPMDFFPQTSHLECLVLMRSINCAAQPGTA from the coding sequence ATGACAGCGATCAAGGACACGCCACAACCGGGGCTGATCATCACGGTGTTCGGCGAGGACCTGGACCAGCAAGGACGGGGGCTTGCCCGTTGGAACGACTGGGTCATCGCGGTGCCCGAACTGCTTCCAGGAGAAGAAGCCAAAGTTCAGCTTCAGCAACGCCAACGGCGCATGTGGCTGGCCCGTCGCCTGGAAACGCTTCAGCCGTCAACCGATGCACGTCGGCCACCCTGCATCCTGGCCCACAAATGCGGCGGATGTTCCCTTCAACATCTCTCGGTCGAAGGGCAAAACGCTTGGAAACAGAGGCATCTTCACAACACACTCACGAGGATTGGAAAGCTCAGTGCACCCCTCAGTCCCCTCATCAGCCCCGAATCTGAATCCCTGGGGTACCGCAATCGTGCCCTGATTCCTCTGTTGATGGAGGGAAGCAACCTGCGCCTCGGGTATTACCGCCGAGGCAGCCATCGGATCGTCAACCTCAACCATTGCCCGGTTCTGGATCCAAGACTGGATGCCTTGATTCCAGAGATCAAAGCGGATCTGCTGTCCACTGGCTGGGTCATGGATTCTGATTTCCGTGGCAAAGCAGGGCTTCGCCATCTCGGGCTTCGTATTGGCGTCCGGACTGGAGATGTCTTGATTTCTCTGATCTCAGCAACGGAGGTTTTGCCGGGAATCGACGGCTTGAGTGAACGTTGGATAAAACGATGGCCCCAGGTGAAAGGGGTGACCCTCAATCTGCAACCGCGTCGATCTAATACGGTGCTTGGCGAGCAAACCATCTGTCTGCAGGGGCAGGATTCGATCGATGAGCAGTTCTGTGGGCTGAAGCTCGAACTGGGAACCACCACGTTCTTCCAAGTGAACACGGCCCGTGCCGAACGGGCGGTGGTGATGATCTGTGATTGGCTCTCCACATCAGGAGAACCTTTGCGCGTCATTGATGCCTACTGCGGGATCGGCACCATTGCGCTTCCGATTGCTGCTCACGGCCACAGCGTGACTGGACTGGAGATCAGTTCGGCATCCATCCGCCATGCCCAGCGCAATGCATCAAGAAACAATCTGCAGAACACAGAATTCATCGACGGAGATGTGATCAAGCATCTCCAAGAGCTGCTTCCACATCACGACGCTCTTGTGGTGGACCCTCCCCGGAAGGGCCTGAGCCCTGACGTGTTGGCGATGATCCTGAAGCAGCCACCCCATCGCTTGGCCTACCTCAGTTGCGATCCCGCGACACTGGCGCGGGATCTTCGCGAATTAGCAAGCGATCAAGGCCCCTACAAGATCGAGGCGATCCAGCCGATGGACTTCTTTCCCCAAACGTCCCATCTGGAATGTCTGGTCTTGATGCGGTCAATCAACTGCGCAGCTCAACCTGGAACTGCTTGA
- the pheT gene encoding phenylalanine--tRNA ligase subunit beta encodes MRVSLSWLKDLVQVNEPASQLGERLSMAGFEVEELDDLSSLTQGVVVGHVLERDKHPNADKLSVCKVNVGTDEPLQIVCGAKNVRAGIHVPVATVGAVLPAVNLTIKAGELRGVSSQGMICSLSELGQSSDVDGIAILDDLVDELPEPGSPIAPVLGLDDTVLELAITANRPDGLSMTGIAREVAALTGADLSLPDANAPEQIESLQPDAASAEAMTTGGIYALTAVQGVDGSARSPQWLQQRLQRGGVNPVNAVVDITNLVMLEQGQPLHAFDADALESLCGQSIQASDFGLRQARTDELFTGLDGREINLDERVQVVTCRDRAVAVAGVMGSAESGVTDSTKRIWLESALFTPTSVRNNSRATGQRTDASTRYEKGLPREVTLLAAGRALALMADMQGAQVGTCWQCSAEQGPDPVVTLRRHALHRLLGPLAATDEATHAVDLSDEQVEACLSALGCALTPTEDGWTVVAPPSRRMDLLREVDLIEEVARLVGFDRFQSHLPDPLRPGQLTLAQQAERRLRQRFSANGLQEITTLSLTSADVNDPNRIGISNPLLAETSHLRTSLWQEHLQVCRRNLQASQPGCWVFEIGHVFRPEGESIAQDSRLSGVICGERRLSRWQTSGKPQPLTYHQARGVLASVLASLGIEVQDKRLNDDQRLHPGRAASLVVEGRPLGCFGQLHPALCESEQLPAETYLFDLDLARLLAAATRSNRWSPQFKAYSTLPASERDLAMVVPRSLPSGELLQAIRKAGKPLLESVELIDRFEGGQLSDAQCSQAFRLRYRGKDSTLTDEQIQPVHDKVRQALVKQFQVELRS; translated from the coding sequence ATGCGGGTTTCTCTCTCCTGGCTTAAGGATCTTGTGCAGGTGAATGAACCCGCTTCACAGCTGGGTGAACGGTTGTCGATGGCCGGTTTCGAAGTGGAGGAGCTCGACGATCTCTCCAGCCTGACCCAGGGTGTCGTGGTCGGTCATGTGCTGGAGCGTGACAAGCATCCCAATGCCGACAAGCTGAGCGTCTGCAAGGTGAATGTCGGTACGGACGAACCGTTGCAGATCGTCTGTGGTGCGAAGAATGTGCGTGCAGGGATTCATGTCCCCGTCGCCACTGTGGGCGCTGTCCTCCCGGCGGTGAATCTCACCATCAAGGCAGGGGAGCTGCGAGGAGTCAGCAGTCAGGGAATGATCTGCTCCCTGTCCGAACTCGGGCAGAGCAGCGATGTCGATGGCATTGCCATCCTGGACGATCTGGTGGACGAGCTTCCTGAACCCGGTTCACCGATTGCTCCGGTGCTCGGTCTCGATGACACGGTTCTGGAGCTGGCAATCACGGCCAATCGTCCGGATGGTCTCTCAATGACAGGGATCGCCAGAGAAGTAGCGGCCTTAACGGGGGCTGATCTGTCGCTGCCGGACGCCAACGCTCCGGAGCAGATTGAATCCCTGCAACCGGATGCGGCATCCGCGGAGGCGATGACGACCGGAGGCATCTATGCACTGACGGCCGTTCAAGGGGTCGATGGGTCTGCGCGGTCTCCCCAGTGGCTGCAGCAGCGGCTGCAGAGGGGAGGGGTCAACCCTGTCAATGCAGTGGTGGACATCACCAACCTGGTGATGCTGGAGCAGGGACAGCCGTTGCATGCCTTCGACGCCGATGCCCTGGAATCCCTCTGTGGTCAGAGCATCCAGGCCTCTGACTTCGGGTTGCGACAGGCCCGCACCGATGAGCTGTTCACCGGTCTTGATGGTCGCGAAATCAACCTGGATGAGCGCGTGCAGGTGGTGACCTGTCGCGACCGTGCCGTGGCCGTGGCTGGGGTGATGGGGAGTGCCGAAAGTGGTGTGACCGACAGCACCAAGCGCATCTGGCTTGAATCGGCACTGTTCACCCCCACATCGGTGCGCAACAACAGCCGGGCCACCGGGCAGCGAACCGATGCCAGCACCCGTTACGAGAAGGGCCTGCCGCGGGAGGTCACTTTGCTGGCGGCTGGTCGGGCTCTCGCGTTGATGGCTGACATGCAAGGTGCGCAGGTAGGAACGTGCTGGCAATGTTCTGCCGAGCAGGGACCTGACCCCGTCGTGACGCTGCGGCGTCATGCGTTGCATCGCCTGCTGGGTCCACTCGCGGCCACGGATGAAGCGACTCATGCCGTTGATCTTTCAGATGAACAGGTCGAGGCATGTCTGTCGGCCCTCGGTTGTGCACTGACCCCCACGGAGGATGGATGGACGGTGGTTGCGCCCCCTTCCAGACGGATGGATCTCCTGCGCGAAGTGGACCTGATTGAAGAGGTGGCCCGTCTCGTGGGCTTCGACCGGTTCCAGTCTCATCTTCCTGATCCACTCCGACCTGGTCAGCTGACTTTGGCGCAGCAAGCCGAACGTCGACTGCGTCAGCGCTTCTCTGCCAATGGTCTTCAGGAGATCACCACGCTGTCACTCACCAGTGCTGATGTGAATGACCCCAATCGCATTGGGATCAGCAACCCTTTGCTTGCGGAAACAAGCCACCTGCGCACGTCTCTCTGGCAGGAGCACCTCCAAGTCTGTCGACGCAATCTGCAAGCGTCCCAACCGGGTTGCTGGGTGTTCGAAATCGGTCATGTTTTCCGTCCCGAAGGTGAGTCGATTGCTCAGGACTCACGGCTCAGCGGTGTCATCTGTGGTGAGCGGCGCCTGTCCCGTTGGCAGACAAGCGGTAAGCCGCAACCGCTGACCTATCACCAGGCCCGTGGTGTTCTGGCATCGGTGCTGGCGTCGCTTGGGATTGAAGTGCAAGACAAGCGACTGAACGACGATCAGCGTTTGCACCCTGGACGCGCTGCCAGCTTGGTCGTGGAAGGCCGTCCTCTGGGCTGTTTTGGGCAACTTCATCCGGCGCTGTGCGAGAGCGAGCAATTGCCTGCGGAGACTTATTTGTTTGATCTGGATCTGGCGCGCCTGCTCGCAGCAGCGACGCGAAGCAACCGTTGGAGCCCGCAATTCAAGGCCTACTCCACGTTGCCTGCATCTGAACGGGATCTCGCCATGGTGGTGCCGCGCAGCCTCCCATCAGGCGAGCTGTTGCAGGCCATTCGCAAAGCGGGCAAGCCGTTGCTGGAGTCCGTGGAACTGATTGATCGCTTCGAAGGCGGTCAACTCAGTGACGCGCAGTGCAGTCAGGCTTTTCGTCTTCGGTATCGCGGTAAAGACAGCACGCTCACCGATGAGCAAATTCAACCGGTGCACGACAAGGTGCGCCAAGCGTTGGTCAAGCAGTTCCAGGTTGAGCTGCGCAGTTGA
- the rpmG gene encoding 50S ribosomal protein L33, translating to MAKNKGVRIVITLECTECRSNPAKRSPGVSRYTTEKNRRNTTERLEIKKFCPHCNKMTLHKEIK from the coding sequence ATGGCCAAGAACAAGGGCGTCCGGATCGTGATCACTCTTGAGTGCACGGAATGCCGGTCCAATCCCGCCAAGCGTTCCCCGGGCGTGTCCCGTTACACGACCGAGAAGAACCGCCGGAACACCACCGAACGGCTGGAGATCAAAAAGTTCTGTCCCCACTGCAACAAGATGACTCTCCACAAGGAGATCAAGTGA
- the rpsR gene encoding 30S ribosomal protein S18, whose product MSSSFFKKRLSPIKPGDPIDYKDVDLLKKFITERGKILPRRLTGLTAKQQRDLTNAVKRARIVALLPFVNPEG is encoded by the coding sequence ATGTCCAGTTCCTTCTTCAAGAAGCGTCTTTCACCGATCAAGCCTGGCGATCCCATCGATTACAAGGATGTGGATCTGCTCAAAAAGTTCATCACTGAGCGCGGCAAGATTCTTCCCCGTCGTCTCACCGGCCTCACCGCCAAGCAGCAACGCGATCTCACCAACGCCGTGAAGCGTGCTCGCATTGTGGCCCTGCTGCCCTTCGTGAATCCCGAGGGTTGA